The window ATTTGTCCAGAAATACCAATATTAAATAATCCCGCTTTAAAAGCGAAAATAAATGATAATGCGGCAATTCCTAAAATTGCTACTTTTGTTAAATAAATATCTGGCGAACCAATTCATTTAGTAAATAATCTTATAAAGAAATCACGTATGTTATAGCCTAATATTCCAACCAAAATAGCTGAAACTACTATCGCTACAAAAATGGCAAAAACTGTCGATAAGAATTTTTTAGTGATTGTTTTTCGCTCTTGACCTTTAAGAAAGCTATCGTAACTTAAAAGAGTTTTAAATTTCAACATACTTATATTTTTTCACCTGCCATTAATTCACCAATTTTTTGTCTTGTCATTGAAAAACGATCACCAACACTAATGAAATATCCATTATGAATTACAGCAATTGTATCAGCAAGTGATAAAATTTCGTCTAATTCGTAAGAAATTAATAAAATAGCATTACCTTTTCGTTTCTCTTCTAATGTTTGTTCATGAATAAATTCAATCGCACCTAAATCTAAACCTCTTGTTGGTTGAACCAATAAAATTAATTTATGAGATCGTTCAAATTCACGACCAATAATTAGTTTTTGTTGGTTTCCACCAGATAATCCTCGTGCATCTGATGTACCACGTGTTGTACCACGAACATCATATTTTTTAATAATATTAATTGCATGTTTTGAAATTTCATTATTATTAAAAAATCCTAAATTACTATATGGTTTATCATCAACTTGTTGTAAGATCGCATTCATAGCAATCGTGTCATCTAAAACTAATCCATGTTTATGACGATCTTCTGGTACATGTGATAATCCTAACTGATAACGTTTTCTAATGCTTGCATGTTCAATTTCTTGATTATCAAGCATAATTTTTGCTTCCTTATTTCCTTTTAATAAGCCAGAGATTATTTGCGCTAATTCACTTTGACCATTACCTTCAACACCGGCAATAGCAAAAATTTCACCCTTGCGGATACTAAAATTAATAAAATTATTATTTTTAGTACTTAACAATGAAACATCATCACCTTTTGGTGATGATTTAACTTTCACAATATCTTTTTGTTTTTTAACAATTGATTGAATATCTAAATTTTGAACTTCGAAAACTTTTTCATTACTTGTGATTGGATCGATATTTTTAACTTCAACCAATTTTCGACCAACCATTAATTCAGCCATTTCAGCTATTGTTTTTTGTTTAACATCAAAACTATCAATATAATGTCCGCGACGAATAACTGTTGCAGAATCAGCAACTTCTTTAATTTCATTTAGTTTATGCGTAATAATAATGATTGTCTTGCCTGCTGCTTTAAAATCTTTTAGCATTTGTAAAAATGCTTGAATTTCATCTTCACTCAAAACAGCAGTTGGTTCATCAAAAATTAAAATATCAATATCACGATATAATAATTTTAAAATTTCCGTTTTTTGTTGTTGACCAACTGTAATTTTTGAAATTTTACTTTTTAAATTGATATTTAATCCATATTCTTGAATGATTTTTTTAAGTTCTTTAGTAATTTTTTTACGGTTAATGATACCTAGTTGCGTTGCACCTTCAGAACCTAAAATAACATTATCTAAAACACTTAAGGTGTCAATTAATTTAAAATGTTGATGTACCATTCCAATTCCGGTTTTTGAAGCATCTTTAGCTGAACTAAAATTGACAATTCGACCATTAATTTTAATTGATCCAGAATCTTGTTTATAGATCCCAAATAAAATTGACATTAAGGTTGATTTACCTGCTCCATTTTCACCAATAATTGCATGAATTTCATTTTTTTTAACAAAAAGATTAACATCTTTATTAGCAATAACAGTCCCGTTCAGGAAAGTTTTTGTAATCTCGTGCATTTCTATGGCGTAAGGACATTGATTTGTCTTAATTTCCATATGATCACTTTCTATAATTTTTTATATTTATTTCAAATTAGATACTTTTAAAGTATTAAATTTTTGGAATGATGATTTTTTTAGATTTGTAGAATGCTGCTAATCCATTATATGCAGATTCTGAAAAAGATTTATCTTTTAGAACAGCATTATTTTGACCTAAAACAACTTTTGCTAATTTTTCTTTAGCTTCTGGTGTTGTGGCAGCATCTCAATATTTTTTAAATTCTTGTGATGCACTTCGTTTCTTTGGATCCTCTTCTAAATATGAAGAACCTGTTAATGAATATGGATATAATTTTTTATCTGATTCATTTATATAAACTTCACCACCAAGTAATTTTTGTAATTCACTAAATGATTTATTTTTTTCACTATCTTTTAAAACTCATCCATCGCTTGTTTTTGTAGCAAGATCTTCTAATTTTGTAGTTCCTTTTGTTGAAAGAAGTTTAAATAATTCTTCATTTTGAATAACATTAACAATTTGAGCATATGTAATTGCTTTTAAACCAGCTAGTTTAGCCGCTTGTTCTAAATAAACACGACCTGCATTTGATAATTCAACAAGCGGAGTATCATCTACATATGTGCTCTTATCTAAACTTGCTTCAGTATGTGTTCCTAATTTATAAGCATCTTTATTAATATCATTAGTTAGTTGTGCACCTTTTGAAGCATTTTCAATTGCTCCCTTCATTGCTAAATCAACACGTTTAACAATTGAGAATAAAATTGTTTTTCCATCATTAACAGTTTTGTTTGTAATTCTTTTACGGTTTGTTACATCATCTAATTCTTGTGCAGTATCAACACCAATAATTACACTTGGATCTGTTGCATTTGAAACAATTGAAGTTGCAAGGTTTGTTTGTGGACCAGCTACAGGTAAAATAACATCAGCTTTTTTTGTAATTAAATCATTGATAATGTTTGTTGCACCTTCTTCATCTGGTTTAAATGAACCAGCAACGTATTTGCTAGCAAATACTTGTTCAACATTCATTCATTTTTTCTTGCTTCCATTAGCATCTTCTTGATTAATTTCTTTATCTTTTAACTTTTCATTTGCTCATTGAACACCTAATTTAAAACCTTGGATAAAAGTTGAAGTTGATGTAAAATGTAATCCAACATATCCACCTCAAGTTAGTTTTCCATCTGCTGCAAAAGTTTTTTGGTTAGCATTTAAATAGTACGCCGCAGCAATACCTGTTAAAAATGCTGCTTGATCTACACGATATGAGACAGACGCAATACGGTCTTTACCCACTGTTCCACTAAATTTATCATCAATTAAAACTGCACTTAAATCTTTTTTATCGCTGCTTGAACCAAAATATTCTTTAATTGGAATTGAGTGACTAAATGAAATCAAGCCTAACATACGAGCACCATCATCGTATAATGAATTATATGTTCTGTGATATCCTAAACTATCATCTCCAGCTGGTTTTGCATAAAAATCTTCTAAAGACAATTTAGAAATATAATTTCCATCTTTATTTGTTTTCCCATCATCTTTATTACTATCATTACATGATGCAGCAATAGCTGCAACTGAAGTTAATGTAACCACTCCAGCAAGTGATGCAAACAAGATTTTTTTATTGATTTTGCTTTTTTTCATAAAATTTATTTTTTATCCTTTTTGACATGAAAAATCTAAAATAACTAAACAACACAATTTTTAAGATTGTGTAGTATCATTATACAAAAAATAAACTTGTATATATAAGTTAAACACTTAATTTTTGTTTTTTGTATAAAAAAAAGCGTTTTTTTAATTAAAACACTTTTTTATTTTTTAAAATTTAGAATTCTTAATGAATTTTCTAATAAGATTTTTTGCATTTTTTCATGTGTAATGCCTAATAAGTTGGCAATAAATGCTGATGTATATAATACATAATAAGGATAGTTAGTTTGCCCTCGTTTAGGAACTGGTGTTAAATATGGGGCGTCTGTTTCTACTAGAATCTTATCAAGTGGGGTTATTTTAATCGCCTCATACAGTTCATGTAATTGATTATTTTTTGTTGGTTTAAAAGTAATTACACCAGGATATGAAATATAATAACCCATTTCAATATATTGTTGTGCATACTCTTTTTTATCTGTAAAACAATGGATTATTACATCTTGAACAGCTAATTCTTTTAAGATGGCAATTGCGTCATCGTGTGCATTACGGATGTGTAACATTAATGGTTTATGATACTTTTTAGCCAATTCAATATGTTTTTTAAACCAATGTTTTTGAAAATCATGATCATAATTTTGTTCATGATAATAGTCTAAACCACACTCACCAATACAACTTATGTAATCAATATTTTCTGCTATCAATTTTTCTAATGCAACAAAATCATTTTCTATATTATGTAAATCATTAGGATGGATTGCAACACTACAAGTCAAAAATTTAAATTTTTTAGCTTGTTGAATGGCTGTCTGTGAAGTTTTTAAATCTACTCCAACAATATTTAATCCAATACCTTGTTCATAACATTTAAAGATAATGTCATCAAATTCTTCAATTAATGGTTCAATATTAGGATGAGTATGAGTATCAATAATTTTTATTTTTTCTAACATATTATTTACCTATACAAAAATTTTTAAATAAATCATCTAAAAAATCATATTCGCTACTTATGCCTAAGAGTTCATTTAAACGTAAATTGCAAAATTCTAAATCAGCGACAATTAAATCAAGTGTATCCCCTTTTTCTAAATTAAGAATTGCGTTATTAATTAAATAATGAACATTTTCTAAAATACCAATTTGACGTTGGGATTGTAAAACATCAATGTTAGCATTGTCAAACTCTTGAACATAAAAAAGTTTTTTAATTTCATCAATCAATGACTGAATATCATTATTTTTTGCATTAATATATATTTGTTTATCATCGTATTGATCAACTAAATCTTTTTTTGTATAAACTAATAAATGTTTTTGTTTTTTAATTAAATCATATAACTCCAAATCTTGTTGTTCGTTTGCAGGTATTAAATATAAAATTAAATCAACTTTATCAATTAATGCTTTGGCTTTATTAATTCCTAAATTTTCAACAAAATCATTTGTTAAATGAATTCCTGCAGTATCTAAGATATTTAAAGTAATATTATCAATATTAATTGAGGATTCAATAACATCACGTGTTGTCCCAGGAATATCTGTAACAATCGCTTTTTGTTCATTGCATAAAGCGTTTAATAGAGTTGATTTACCTACATTTGGTTTTCCAATTATTAACACCCTAATGCCTTTATTGATTGGTAAAAATTTTTTTGATTGATCAATAATTTTTGTAATTTTTTTATCTAAAGATAATAAACGTTGTTTTAAAATAATAGCATCAACTTGTTCAACATCATCGTATTCAGGATAATCAATATTAACTTCAATTTGCCCAATTATCATAAATAACTCATGCCTAAATTCAGCAATTGATTGCGAAACACGTCCTAATAGAGCGCCAATTACACCTTTAACGCTTAATTCATTTTTAGCATTAACCAAATTGTTAATTGCTTCAATTTTTGATAAATCCATTTTTTTATTTAATAAAGCACGGCGAGAAAATTCTCCACGTTGTGCTGGTTGACAACCATATTTAATTAATGTTTTAATAATTAAATTAGCAACCACTATTCCTCCGTGGCAATTAATTTCTACTAAATCTTCTCCAGTAAATGTTTTTGGAGCTACAAATGTATTTATTAAAACTTCATCTAAAATTTGATTATCATCTTTTAGAATTGTATACCAAATTTTAAAAGTTTCTTTTTTTATTTTTATTGTTGAAATTTTATTAATTATTTCAAAAGCTTTTGGACCACTAACCCGAATAATGTGAATGGCACAATTCATAGGCGCGGTTGCTAAAGCAACAATTGTTGACATTGTTAATCACCTTTATTTTTATTAATAATTGTATAAATAATAGTAAACAAATTATTTTTATTAATATTAATTTTTAAATTCGCACGCATTAAATCCAAAATAATTTCTTTGCTATTTACATTATTAATTCTAATGAAGATTAATTTTAATAGATAATGAATTTGTAAGGTAGATAAATTTTTAAATATTTCTTTTAAATCATTTAATATTTCAAAACTTCTTAAATCACTTAATTTTCCATAATAAGTTAAAACATCATTGATTTCCTTGTTTTCTAATAAAATTTTTAGCTCATCCAAATCATCAAACATTAAGTCGCATTCCACGAGATCAATTGGTTGATTAATTTGGTTAATTAATTTTTTATATAAATCATGATTAGTAGGTAAATAAAAAAGCTGACAACGACTTTTAATAGTTTTTAAAACTTGATTTAAATTTTTAGTGCTAAAAATTGCAATTGTATTTTTTGGCGGTTCTTCAATAAATTTTAATAATGCATTTAAAACATATTTTGATGCTAAGTCAATATTTTTAATAAGATAAAATTTTAAATTAATATCTTCTACTCCATCACATAAAAAAGTGTTTTGTAAATCAATTACATCGCTTTTTTTCATTGATAGTCCATCATAAATTTTTAAATCAAAGTATTGTTTATTTTTAACTTTAGTAACATAAAATGATTGTTCTTTATGATTTTTCTCATAAATAAAAGCTAACATAATTTCTTCAATACCTGATTCTAGTGAGGTTTTAGGTGATTGAATTAATAAATTAGCAAAACTGTATTTCATTTATATATATTTATGTTCTTTAAAAATTTTTAATAATTGTTCTTTAACCTCACATAATACTTCATTTTCATTTTTATTGGCATCAATAAAAATAATTTTTTTAGGTTGATTATAAACTTTAAAAACACTAGGGTATTGTTTTAATAACTTTTCATAAAATTGTTTATTTTGTGAATCGAATGCATTTGTATTGTCAAAACGATTTTTCATTCGATTTAATGCATTATTAACATTAACATCAAAATAAAAAACATAATCTATTTCTAATTCACCAATTGCTTGTTGATTAATTTGGTAAATAACATCTAAACTTTGATTTTGAACAATACCTTGATAAATATATGAAGAATGAACAAAACGATCTGAAATTACAATATGATCTTTTTCTAAATGAGGATTGATTGTTTTTTTTACGTGTTCAGCACGACTGCTTGCATATAAATAAGCTAGTGTTAACGGATCAAAAACTTCTAAATTTTTTAAAAAAAACTCACGTATCATCTCTGCTGCATTATTGTTTTTTCCACCAGGTTCACGCGTTAAAAAAATTTTATTAACTAGTTTAGGTTCTTTTAAAACCTCTAAAAGTTGTTTTAAGATTGAAGTTTTCCCTGCACCATCAATTCCTTCAAAAACAATAAATAATCCTTTTTTAAGCGGTTTTTTTTCATTACTATTTTTCGTTAATATCATTGTTATCATTTTCCTCTTGTTCTACAAATCTATCCTCTAAAAAACTTAGTAATATATTAGTAAATAATTTTGGTTCTTCAATAAAAGGAATATGACCAGAATTATTAAAAATATATTGATTTACTTTATTGTTGTTTTTAAACACTTTAATAGCTAAATTAAAATCAATTAATTGATCATGTCTTGAAACCATAATTAATGTTGGCATTATTAAATTACGCTGTGCCATTTTTAATTCATGATTGATTTTAATATTTAATAACGATAAACATAAAAATAAGACATCGCGTGCAATTCGTGGATATTCTCTTGAAATTGACTCCCAACGAGTTTCTATTAAGGTTTTATAATTATTACGATAATCAATATATAATTTTTTTAAAACGACATCTGTTTTAAATTTTAAAAATGGATTGGGAAATAAAACCCAAGCATTAAATAATTTTTTATTTAAAAACGGATTTAAATATTGATAATGATATGGACAAACAAGAATTAATTTTTCAATGCGTTGGGGGATAATAAAACTAACCAAACTAGCAATCCCCGCTCCTAATGAATGACCTAACAAATGAAATTCTTTTAAATCAATTTCATTAATTCAATTAATAAATAACTCAGCAAAAACTTTAATATTTAAATCTTTTTTGTTATTAATAGGTGTTAAACCATGTGCAGGTAATCCAACAAAATAACAATCATAATCAGATAAATCTTTATTAATTAAAAAAAAATAATGTGGAGATGCATCAAGGCCGTGTATAAAAACAATCGAACCTTTTTTTAGTTCGCTTTTAGATGGCTCAAAATAAAAATTAAGTGTGTTAGTCTTAATTAATTCCATAATCATTACTTTCTTTTTTTAATTTTAAATAAAAAAATAATCAACTTATTTAATAGTTAATATTTTATTATAAAAAACCAATCTTTAATGAGATAAAGTATAAATTTAATTTTTCAATAAAATAACTTGATATAAAAAATATGGTCCTGAAATAATTGGCACTAATAAAATAGTCTGGTCAGTTGATAAATTTAAAATTAAAACAACAAAAATATAACTAATCAATAATACAATGCCGCCTATTAATCCAGCATTAATAATGCCATTAGAAATATTGTTTTTTACATAATTGAAAGAAAAATTAGCTGCAACAATCCCAACAAAAATAACATTACCACTTAAACTATAACTTACCGATACTAATAAGCTAATGCAAATAAAAGTTTGAATTGTCAAGGACTTATTATTAATGCCTAACTGTCCAGATATTTGTTGATTTGTTACCATAATCTTAAATTTAGTTGCATTTAACATTAACCAAATAACACTAATAGTAAGCATTCCAAAACAAAAATAAAAACAAAAATCGCTGCGTGATTCAATATTACCTAATAAAATTGTTTTTAAATACATACTTGATTCTTTACTCATTAAAATTCTTAATGACTGAGCAATAACAATTGTAATCAAATTAATAATAATACCTGAAACAATAATTCTTTTAAAAATGTATCCAGTAGAAGAATTGCATAAAAAATGAATAAAAAAACAAATCATTGTTGACCCAATTAAATAAATAAATGGTAGAACATATTCCATTCGTTTTTGGATTTGCAATTGCCCAAAATCAAATATTAAAAAAAGTATTGTTAAAATCACTAAGTTAATATTGCCCATTCCTAATAAAGAACTATCTGCTAAACGATTTTTTGTTAATCTTTGAAGAATATAACCACTAATTCCTAATGCAATTCCAGAAAACAATAATTGTGTGATAATTTTTCAATCGCTCAAATAACTAAAAACATTTATAAAACGCGAGGCTCCAGCTACAGCAATCAGCGTTAAAATAATTGTTATTATTAATAAACTTAATGAAAGAAAAAATTTGTTCTTTTTAAAACGAAAAAATAATTTTTGTTCAAATTGGTGTTTTAAATTTTGATCATGCTTAATTTTTATACTCATTTAATTTTTATTCACTTTCCATCCTAATTCTCATTTTAGCAAAACAATCATTGGAATCGCAAAAACTGTTGCTACTAAAAAAACAATATTAAATTTTGAAAAAAATTCTACAATTATTCCAAGTAATTCTAATAAAAAAGTAGTTAGAAAAATGGCGATAATCATTTGAAATAAATAATTAGTTCTTTTAAAAAGTAAACGAACTAAATGGGGCATAACAATTGCAATTAATGAAAGACCGCCAATTAAAAACGTAGTTGAAATGGCAATAAAAATTGAACAAGTTGAAGTGATTCAAAACACTTTATTAACATCGATTCCTAGTGATTTAGCTAAATAATGATCCGTATCTAAAATTTGGATTTTTTTAGCATAACATAACAAAATAATCGTACTTATAAACACTATTGGAGTGCCAATATAAAAGCGCTCAATAGAATTGTAAACACCAATACTACCTAATAATTGAATGGGGGAAGCGACAATTGATGAATTAAAATTAGCAATTAAAATATTAACAGCTGTGATAATGGCACCTAATGAAAAACCAAAAATAATAGGTTTAAAAGTTTTCTTATGTGGTGAAATTCTAATAAATAAAAAATTGATTCCTAAAGCAAATAAGCTAAAAATAATTCCAAAAACATAGCCAATAAAAATATTAGAAAAACTTTTGGTAATTAACTGACTCAAAATATTACCTAAGGCTGCTAATGGAAAAATTCCTAATGTTGATGGACCTGCCAAACCATTACGCGTTGTAGATTGCAAACTAAATCCACTGCAAACCAATCCTGCACCACAAACTAATAAAACAATTGGAGAATAAAAAAACAATAAAAAAACCTCTTCAAATGAAGCATTTTGAAAGTAAAACGATTCTCAAATAAATGTTTTGTTAGTATAAATAATGTTAAATATAAAAATAAAAGAAGTTAACAAAACCAAAACAACAAAAACACTTCATTTATATATTAAATATTTTTTAAAATTAAGTTTATTTTCAAATTTCAATTTTATTTTCATAATATATTATTATAAATTAAAAATCTGATTTAGCCGTGTTGATTCTTGTTTTAAATTGGGTTTTGGGATCATTAATTCCTTGTGTACTACTAATTATTCAAGATCCTGTATTTTTAATCATAATTAATTTATTCATTGAGTTTAATAAATGGGATGGGCCCATATAAATTGCAAAATTTTTATCAACAAATTCCGCTTTTTCACTATCATTAGGAGCCTTATTAATTTTTTCTAATTTATCATAATTAATCAACTCTTTTAAATAATTACCAACACCTTGGGTTTTTAAATTAATATTATTAAAACTTTCATAATCAACTATTGCATCAGGTTTTAAACCGAATGAAATTAAATGATCAATACTATCTGCTCATGTCCCAACAATTTTATAACCATAAGTTAGCTTAAAATTTTTATTTATATAATGAGGTTTAATTATTAAATTACGCTCTTTAATAGTTGGTTTGTGATCAAATAAATTTATTAATTCTTCTTTATTAAATGGGAGATAACTTCATTGTTTTTTTATTGTTTTTTTATTTGTGAAAATTTTTAATAATTCTTTAATAATTAGTGATTGCCCAACCATTGTAAAAGAACCTCATCAAAACAATGAACGATCAATAAAAATAATTTTTGAACGAGAATTGCGTAAGAATTTATGAGCATAAAAATTTTTGTTTGATAAAATTTCTTTAAATAAATCTTCACGTTTTTGACCATCTGTTTTGTATTTATTATTAGTAAATAAATTAGAATCATACATATAAAAAACATAATCAGCTGTTTTATAAAATGAAGATGTTTGTTTTAAGACTGATTCGAGCGGGTTTGTTCTTAATGCATTATAACCAATTGATTGATAACGATCAATAATATCACTAATATCATTATTAATTGGTTTTGGAAAATTCAATCCCAATCCTGGAACTTCTGTATAAGGATTAGAATAGATTAGTGGAAAATCTGAAGGTGTTAGAATAGAAAATTTATTATAATTTTCTTTATTATTAACTAATTCATTACGATTTTCTATAACTAAAACAGTTGCTTTATGATTGCGCATTTTTTGGATGCTATCGAGCATTGCTACATTATTAATATCATTTTTTAATAAACGTGCGATCTTTAGACTTCATTCAGTAAATGAATGTACATTTTGCATTGGTTTTGGTAGACGTTTTTTTAATTCATTAAAATTTAAAACATTATCTAATTGGCGAGCAAATTCTAAATGAATTTTATAAGGATCACGAAAAAAATTATTCAATCTCCAATTTTTATTTTTGAATAATCAATTAGTATCATACGGTTTTTGTTGTTGAAGATTTTTACATGAACTTAATGTTGTAAAAATAATACTTAATCCAAGCATTGAAATTACATTAATTAATCTAAATTTAAAACTAATTTTCATTATTAAAACCATTTTATTATTTATTTTAATAAAAATTAAGCTCTATTTCAATGTTTTCAACCCAAATAAGCTAAAACAGGTGCTCCTATAAAACTCATTCAAATCGATGAATTAATATAAATTGTCTCACGATATAGTATTAAACCTAAAGATGTTATCATTGCACCTAATAATCCTGATAAGGGCATAACATAACGATAATCTCTAATTGAAAAAATTTTACGCACGATATGGGGACCAAATAATCCAACAAATGCAATATTACCAACTAATAAAATAGTTGGTGAAACTAAAAAAATAGTTGAAATAATAGCTAAAATTTTAATAATAATAATTGACGATCCTAAGTTTTTAGCTTTTTCATCACCAATTTCTAATAAGGTTAATTTGTAAGCTAGAAAACAAGCTAATATTACACCAATTAGAATTAAAATTGCACTAACTCATAATGTTAAAAAAGGATCAATATGAGTTGTATAAATATTTTCACTACCCCCTAAAACATATTTAAAATTAATACTTGAACCTTTAGCACTTTGAATACGAATAAAATAAGAAATTGTATTAAAAAAAACTCCTATAGCTAATCCTGCTAAAGTAA is drawn from Ureaplasma parvum serovar 3 str. ATCC 27815 and contains these coding sequences:
- a CDS encoding iron ABC transporter permease, whose product is MLTSFIFIFNIIYTNKTFIWESFYFQNASFEEVFLLFFYSPIVLLVCGAGLVCSGFSLQSTTRNGLAGPSTLGIFPLAALGNILSQLITKSFSNIFIGYVFGIIFSLFALGINFLFIRISPHKKTFKPIIFGFSLGAIITAVNILIANFNSSIVASPIQLLGSIGVYNSIERFYIGTPIVFISTIILLCYAKKIQILDTDHYLAKSLGIDVNKVFWITSTCSIFIAISTTFLIGGLSLIAIVMPHLVRLLFKRTNYLFQMIIAIFLTTFLLELLGIIVEFFSKFNIVFLVATVFAIPMIVLLKWELGWKVNKN
- a CDS encoding iron chelate uptake ABC transporter family permease subunit, translated to MQNYTFRFKLFKQIKNQQVKKLKPLILIGATVFLIIAIFSIWVWNISYANFYDQQLNKYVYFPLHESLKLIFNGHFLDPTNIKYLNLQATFWASISSILSGISLAIAGCVTQALTKNPLADSSTLGIVQSSVFMIVIAFSYNMISFGELFGFAIIGGIIASIILLILVFATRSRLSYIKITLAGLAIGVFFNTISYFIRIQSAKGSSINFKYVLGGSENIYTTHIDPFLTLWVSAILILIGVILACFLAYKLTLLEIGDEKAKNLGSSIIIIKILAIISTIFLVSPTILLVGNIAFVGLFGPHIVRKIFSIRDYRYVMPLSGLLGAMITSLGLILYRETIYINSSIWMSFIGAPVLAYLGWKHWNRA